The sequence ATCTGTGCGTCAACAATTTCGCCAATTGGCGCAACACGCGGTCCATCGTCGGCCGGTGGGGTAACGTACACCGGATCGTGGTAGCCTAGGCTCTTGCCGGTGCCCGTCGCCCCCAGCAGCGTCTGGTAGTCGTCGCCCCGTTCAAGGCCGGCCACCAGCTCGCGGATGGCGGTTGGCTGGTCGCCCATCGGGTCGAAGTCGGAGACCAAGTCAAACGCGCGGTCGGTAATGACGTCCATCGGAGCGGGAGATCAGGCAAAGGCATCGAGCGCACAAAGCCGTGATAAAACGGCGCGCGCCGCCCGAAAGTTGCGCCGTCAGGGCCTGCGCGCGGCCGTCGATGGTAAAGGAGGCGTCACGATCACCGCGCCGGTCGCGGTCTGTCCGCGGATTGCCGGCTGATACATCTCCTCGGCGGTGGCCGGCGGGTGGATGAACGTGCCGGGGGTGGTGGCGCGGGCGAGGTAGGTGTAGGTATGCGCGCCCTGCTGCAGGAAATCGGCGAAGAGGAGGACGCGGGTGTCGCGCAGCTCGGTGTGGTTGAAGGAGCCCCACCAGCGACTGGCCCCAACATCGGCACGGCCGAGTGCTTGCTGGTCGGACGTCTCGAAGGCGGCGTTGACGGGCTCCAGCCCGGCCGGCAGGGCGTCATCGACGACCACGTAGTTGCGGTCGGCAGGGCTGTAGAGGCGCAGCGTCACGCGCACCAGTTGCCCGGCGGCCAGGCGCAGGGTGTCGCGGCCGGTGGACTGCGGGGCGCCCACGGCGTCGCCCCGGTCGTTGAGGCGCTGGATGGTGCGTTCGAGGCGCAACCCCTGGGCCCGCGCGGGCTGCGGGGCGTCGGTGTAGGTGATGAGCTGCGCCGCGTAGTACGCCGTGCCGGTGCCGTCTGCGGTGACGGTAAGCGGGAGCGTGCGCCCGGTGGGCAGGTCGGCGGCGGGCACGGTGCGAGACGCCACGCGCAGCGTCCGCTGCCGGAAGGCCTCTTCCAAAATTGTGCGGCCCGCCAGTTGCACCGTCGCCGCAAAGTCGGGCGCTGCCGCTTCGTAGGCTTCAACATAGGCCCGCAAGGCATCCACCACGGCGGCGTTGTCCTGCGTGGAAGCCCAGTGGCCGTTCTGCCGCTGATTGATGAGGTAGCGCACCATGCGTTGCGCGAGGGAGCGGAAGGCGTCGGTGGGCCCCGCTTCGATGAGCGCCGTCAGCCCGTGGGCCGTCGCGCGCACCGAGCTTCCAAAGATCCAGCCGTAGGCTCCGGTGTCGGGCACGCGCAGGTAGGCCTCGGTGGCTTCCACCCGAAGTTGCGCCCGCAGCGCGCGCGTCAGGGCGTCGCGGTAGCGGTTCAGCGCTGCGGTGTTGGCGTGCACCACGGTGCGCAGCAGGTGACTCACGGCTTCAGGGCTGGACGGCGGGTCGCTGGCCAGGGCGGCCACCTCGCTTTCCAGCACCACCCCGTGGCGCGCCAGGGCGTAGAGCATGAAGGCCCGGGTGTCGGTCCATACCGCGTCGCTGTAGGGCTCCGGACGATCGCTGCGGTTGCGCACCGTGGCGCGCAGCGCGGCGACGGCCTGCTGGGTGAGCGGCTGGGGCACGGCATACCCGGCGGCCTGCGCCTCGGCAAGGGCGAGCACCACGTAGGCGCTCACGTACGGATGCGCCCGCGTCCCGCTGTCCCACAGGCTAAAGCCGTCGCCCACCCAGTAGTTGGGCAGCCGGTTGAACCAGTCGCGCACCTGCTGCTCGCGCGTGCCGCCAAGCACCTGCAGGTCGAAGGCGTCCAGCAGCGCGCGCCCCAGCAGCAGCGGACGGATGCGCGAGGTGCGCTGCTCGATGCAGCCGTACGGATAGTCGAACAGGTAGGGCAGCGCGCCGTCGAGGCCCACGAGGGCCGTGCTCGACAGGCGCACCGAGAACGTCCCGAGCTCCGGGAGGCGGTTGGGCGGCAGGCGCAGGGTTTGTTGGGCGCGGTCTTGCGTGGCGGCAACGGTGGCGCTCACTTGCTTGGTGGAGGGGCGCAGGATGGGCAACGTGGTTGCGAAGGCATCGCGGGCGCCGCCGAGGGCCGCGCGAAATTGGAGCCGCGCCGTGTCGGCACGGGGCGCGTGCCACGTAAACCGGACCTCCTCGGTCGCGCCCGCCGGGAGGCGGATGGTCTGCTCGGATGCACTGCGCAGGGTCAGCCCCTCGGCCGCAGCGCGCACGGTAACGGCACCGGCCTGGCCCGTGCGGTTGCTCACCAGCACGCCGGCCGAAAACGTGTCGCCCCGCCGCGCAAAGCGGGGGAGCGCCGGCTGCTGCACCAGCGGCTGCGTCACCGTCACATCGGTGTGGGCCGCGCCAAACTGCTGCTCGGACGTCAGCGCGGTAGCCATGAGGCGGAAGGTGGTGAGGCGCTCCGGCAGCGTAAACGACACGGTGGCATGGCCGGAGCCGTCGGTGGTAATCACCGGATCCCAGTGCGCCAGTGCGCGGAAGTCGGTGCGCAGGCCGTTGCCCACCATGCCCCCGCCCCCACCCAGGGCTTCGGCCTTCTGTCCGAAGCTGCGCTGCTCCACCAGGTAGCCGCGCGTGTCGGTGGTGGTTACGCCCAGCGGGCGCGGGCCGTAAAACGTCTCAAACGGATCCGGCAGGCGGTAGCCAATCAGGTTGAGCACGCCCGCATCGGCGGCGCTAAAGGCAATTTCGCCGGGCACACCCTCGCCCGCTGCGGTGCGGAGCTGCAGGTCTACCGTGGCCGTTTCGCCGGGGCGGTACGTGTCTTGTGAGGGCGTAACGGTCACCTGAAGATGCTTTTGGGCGGCGTCGACGCGAAGCTCGGCATACCCGATCTTGAACGCGGGCGCGCCGGGGTCGTGGGTTGCTTCGGGCGGGGCCGTGCGGCCCTTCCACAAAATGACGCTGACGAAGACGTTGGGCAGGTGGCGCTCGGCCAGCGGAATCTCGATGCTGGGGGTGCTGCCGGTGAGGGTCGTCACACGGCTCGACAGAATGCCTTCGCGCTCGACGGTGATCAGCGCGGAGGCGGTCTCGTAGGGCGACTGTACCATCACCTCGGCCGTTTCGCCGGGCACGTAGCGATCTTGGTCGGTAATGAGCGGAATGCGGTCGTCGTTTGAGCGCTGCCAGGCCACGTAGCCCGCGCCCGAGGCGTACAGGTATGTCTCGCTCCGGATGGCATTGCCCCGCACGTCGCGCGCGGTGGCCCGAATGACGTACCGCCCGCCCTGTGCCACCGGCACGGTAAGCCGCGTGGCGCGGCCGCGCTCGGTGGTCACGGTGCGCTCGGTCACAACCGCTTCGGTGCGTTCGCTGCGCCAGCGCAGGCGGCCGTCGGCGCCCACCTCGCGCACGCTGTTCCACTCCTGCCGCACCAGCTGCACGGTCACCGTTTTGCCCCCCACCGACGCGCCGTTGGGGTCGACCGTTGCGGCGTCAATGGTGAGCGTCTTCGTCTCCGACAGATCCAGGAACGAGGTGCCCGGCTTCAGCCCGATGTAAAAGAGGCCGGGGTGCAGCGGAACGCGGGTGCGTGCCGAAATCGTCTGGCGCGTGGGGCTCGTCACTGTTCCGGAAAACGTCAGCGTAGCGGGCGCTCCGTGTTCGTTGCCTGGCAGCGGCGTGCGGACGCGGGCGGCGCTGTTGGCGTTGAGCAGGGTATCGCCTTCGGCGATGGTGGCGTACAGGTACCCGTCCATCGGCCCAAAGCGGTACCCGTCGAAGCCGTCCGGGTCGAACGCCCCCGACGTCATGCGGAGCGTGTAGTCGACGGGCTGTCCGGCCATGCCCGCCCCAAAGAGGTAGCGCGCCGAGATCGTCCCCTCGAAGAAGTCACCCGCCACGTACTGCGGAGCGACGGCGTGTGCCTCAACCGCGAACGACGCCCGGCGAAAGGCATCCACCCGGAAGCTGCCGGTGGCAAAGCCGCCGCGGTCCCAGGAGTCCTCCGCGGCGAGGGTCGTGTCGGTGGCAAAGCCGAGGCGCATCACGTAGCGTCCTTGCGTTGCACTTGGGCTCGCGGTCCACTGCCCGTGCAGCGTCCCCGTGGGGCGCGGCTGAAACGAGCCGTCGTAGACCAGGGCCCCGCGGGGCCCGTGAATCACGAGGCGCAACGAATCGCGGATCGGCGCCCAGTCGCCATCGGTCTTTTGCCGGGCAATGCCCTTAAAGTGCACGGTGCTGCCCGCGGGGTACAGGCCGCGATCGGTAAACAGCGTGGCCGTGCGGGTGCGCGGCTCCGGACTCCAATCGTAGTCTACGCCCAGGCGGTAGGGCTCCACGCCGTCGTCGTACGCGCTGCTGGTAAAAGCGACGTCGCCGTTGTGCGTCACGACGGCGTACACGGTGGGCGACGACCAGCGGCCCTCGGATGTCATCCCCAAGGCCGCCCAGCCGGGGGCTTGTGCGCGTCCCTGCGCGTCGGTGGTGCCGGTCCACAGCACGTCGTTTGCTTCGTTGCGGAGGGTGACGGTTGCCCCGGCAACGGGCGTGGCGTCCGCGAGGCGTGTGACGACCACCAGAATTTGGTGTGGGCTGAACTTGCCCGTGACGCCCAGGCGCGTGACCTGCGCCAGGGCACGGTGGGAGCGGTCATCGAGCACCGCCGGCCCGCGCAGATGCATGCCAATCAGCCCGGTGCCGCCCGTGAGCAAAGAGTCGAACGGCAGCAGCGCCACGCCGGGGGTGTTGCGCGGTAGGTCCAAGTCTACCGTCCGGCGCGCCGGTACGGCCGACCGCTCGCACGTGGCATAGGGGCGCATGTACGGGCAGAGCGCCGGGACCAGGGTGCGGGCCGTGAGGCGCTCCATGCCCACACGCACCGAGGCGACGTTGGTCGCGCGTAGCGGGAGGGTGGTCATCCCATTAGCTTCGAGCACGAGCAGGCCGGTTTTGGCATTCAGCGCCGGTTCGTAGGCGCGGGTGCCAAACGTAGCGGAAGTCCGCGGCAGCGTTTGCCCCATCGTGTCGCGCAGGGTGGTGAGCGTGAGCGTGTAGCGCGTTTCGGGCTGAAACGTAAGCGGCAGGGTGTGCGAGGTGCTTACGTTGGCATCGCGCGCCTCGATGCCCGCGGGCCACGGCACGGCGGGCGTAAACGAGAGCGCCTTGCGCAGCGCCTCGAAGCGCACCGGCGTGCTAAATGAGAGCGTGAGGCTCCCATTGGGATCGAGCCGGGTGGGGCGATCGCGGTAGTACCTCGGTTGGTCGACTTCCGTCAGGCGGAGCGGGCCGTACGTTTCGAAGTTAAGGGTCGTGGCCTCGTCGGTCCCGAGTGGGCCTTCAGCGCTGGGCAGCCCCTGTTCTACGCGCAGGACAAACGAAGCGCCGGAGGGCAGCGGCCGGGTGGGCGTAACCACGAGGGTACTGTCGCTGGCATTGCGCACGTCGATGGCATACGACCGGCGGCCGCGCGCCTGCGATCGGCGTTGATAAAGCCGGAGGAAGGGCGCCGCCGCTTTGGCCACCACGTGCTGATTGAAGTGCAGGCGTAGCGGCTGGGTGGGTGCCACAAAATCTGCTCCGCGAGCCGGTACAGAGGACACGAGGCGGGGGCGCGGCGTCTCGAACGACCACGTGAACGGCGCGTCTAGCGTCTGCCCGTCAACGCTCGTTAGGGTAGGGCGCAGCGTCACCTCAAACGCGGTGGCGGGCGGCAGCGCGCGGTCGGGCGTAAAGACGAGCGTTTGGGTGCCTTCCCACCGCAGGGTGCCGGTGAGGGCCGGGCGGGTGGTAAGCACGTCCGGCGGCGGTGGCGGCGCATCGCCCAGCGGCACCATCGGGCGCGTAAAGGTTACGGTGAGGGGCTGTTGGGGCGGCAGCGTGCGGTGCCCGCCGATGGGCGTGGCGCTCAGGATGCGGAGCGGGCCGTCGAGCGTGGGTACGTAGTTGGGCGCTTCGTTCGCTTGCGCTAAGGCAACGGTGCGCACAGAGGTTTGCTCTGAGGAGGAGCCCGTGCACGACGTAAGCCCAGCGGCCACGATCAGCAGAGCGAACAGGCGAGCGGAAGCAATGAGGAGGCGCATGGGCGGTGAGCGCTGGGCAGTAGATCGTTGCCCGACAATGTAACGAGGACGCGACACTAAAGAAACCATGTGCATCTTATGCTTGCGTGACCGTACAAGCACGCAAATGCACCATCTTAGAAAGATTGCGCGTCGCGTGGCGGCATGGAGCGGGCGTTCAAAAAATCAATGACGGACCCGCGCTTGTCCCTGCTGTGTCTTATACTTGCCAACAACCATTCGGCTGGTCAGGCAGCATCCGCCCTGTGCGCGGGGGCGCCTTCCGGATGCGAAGTGGCTCGGTTCGTTTCTCTCATGGATAACCTTCGGCTGCGTTATGGCTACATCGGCTCCTTCTTCTTCGGTAGATGACGTGCTGCGCCACGTGCGTTCGGCGGTGCGCAACGAAAAAGCGTACGTGGTGGGGGCGCCCTCGCGGGCCGAGGTGAAGCTCAACCAAAACGAAAGCCCGTACGACCTGCCGGCCGACGTGCGCGACGAGCTTCACGAGCACCTGGCCGCCCTGCAGGCGAACCGGTACCCGGCCGAGCAGCCGCATCAGCTGTGCGCGGCCCTCGCGGAGGCGCACGGCATAACGCCGGAGCACATTCTGGTGGGCAACGGATCGAACGAACTCACTTACACCTTTGGGCTGTGCTTTATCGACCCGGGCACGCCGGTGGTGCTGCCGCGCCCCATGTTTTCGCTCTACGAAAAGGTGGCGCACCTCTACGGCGCCGACCTCACGAGCGTGGGGCCGCGCGACGACCTCTCCTTTGACACCGACGCACTCGTAGACGCCGTGCAGCGCACAGGCGCGGCGTTTACCGTGCTTACGTCGCCCAACAATCCCACCGGGCTGGCCATGCCCTTGGCAGAAATTGAGCGTGTGGTAGACGCAGCCCCCGGCATTGTGGTCGTGGATGAGGCGTACGTCGAGTTCAACCCTGAGGGCAGCGCCCTTTCCTTGCTCGACGCGCATCCCAACGTGGTCATCATGCGCACCTTCTCGAAGGCGTACGGCCTGGCGGGGCTGCGCCTGGGCTACATCATGGCACATCCGCGCCTGGTGCGCGAGGTCACGAAGTCGCGCCTCCCGTTTATGGTGGACCGCCTCGCGGAAGCCGCGGGCCTCGCGCTGTTGGAGCGCCCGGCGCTCATTGCCGAGCGCGTGGAGCAGATGAAAGACAGCTGCGCCCGCCTTACCGAGGCGCTCGCCGCACGAAGCGGCGTTACGGTGGTCCCTTCCCAGGCCAACTTCGTGCTGTTCGAGCCGCCGGGGGAGGCCACGCGCTTGCAAGAACGCCTGGCCGACCGGGGCGTGCTGGTGCGTAACATGGGCGGTTACGCGTCGCTGGCGGGCTTTCTGCGCGTTGCGGCGGGCACGCCGGCGGAGAACAAGGCATTTCTGGAAGCGTTGGATGATGCGCTACATGAACGCGGCGCATAATGTACGCCCGCCGGGTCGCTTGCTTCGTATTTTGCTTATTTCCACAGTTCCCACGCGATGGATTTTATCCGCGTAGACATTATCGGCCTCTCGACTAGTCCTTCCAGCGGCGGCGCCTATGCGTTGGTGCTGGGCGAGGTGGATGGCAACCGCCGTCTGCCTATCATCATTGGGGCGTTTGAGGCACAGGCGATTGCCCTGGAGTTAGAAAAGATCCAGCCGCCGCGGCCCATGACGCACGATTTGCTGCGCGACACCTTCGAGTCGTTCGAGGTCGATGTCAGCGAAATCGTGATTGACGAGCTGCGCGAAGGGACGTTCTTTGCCAAGATCCGGTACGCGCACAACGGCGACGAGGAGCAGCTAGACGCCCGTCCCAGCGATGCGGTGGCCCTCGCGGTGCGCGTCGGCGCGCCCATCTTTGTGGCGCCGATGGTGCTTGAGGAGGCCGGCATCGTGGCCGAAGACGAGGAGACGAGCATGTCGTCGCTTGCCGAGAAAGCCGAGTCGACGGCTTCAAGCGAGGAAGAAACCGGCGGAACGAAGCTGGAGCGGATGGAGCGGAAGCTCCAAAAGGCGATCGACGAGGAGGATTATGAGCGCGCGGCCGAGCTGCGCGACGAAATTGAACAACTGAAAAGCCAGCAAAACCAAAACTAGACGTACGGCGGCCCGGCCGTATGGCTGCGGGGCCGCGCGCGTTCGCTTCGTGCCCATCTGTCTGCTCTTGTATGCCTGCCGACACGCTGCCCGCTATTGATCGATGTGCCCTTGATGCCCTCGGGGCCTTTCCGGAATTGTTTGTGGACTACGCGACGCGCTTCGAGGCCGTCGCGTCTTTTTATGCCGACGATTGGCGCGCCGAGGCGGCGTGGGCGCGCGCAGCCGAGCGGGCGGCGGGGCAACCGGCCGACCGGGCCGTGCTGGCCGACGTGCTCACCGAGCAAAACGACGCCTGGGGCTGCTCCCCCGCGACGGCCGCGAACATCGAAGCGCTCCGCGCGCCCGATACGGTGGCAGTCGTCACCGGTCAGCAGGTGGGCCTGCTGGGCGGCCCGCTCTACACCATCACCAAAACGCTCACGGCGCTCCAACTCGCCGAACGCATGGCCGAGGCAACCGGCCGCACCGTGGTCCCGGTGTTTTGGGTCGAGGGCGAAGACCACGACATGGCCGAGATTGCCCAGGCGCATGTGCTGGAGCGCAACGACCTGCGCACGCTCACCTACGCGCCCGACGGATTGCCCGAGAACCCGGGGGCGGTGGGGCGCCTGCCGCTCACCGACGATGCCCTGGCGCCGGTGCTCGATGCGCTCGATGCGGCCCTCCCGCCGTCCGACTTCAAGCCGGACGTCATGGATCTCGTGCATGCGGCCTACGCCCCGGGCACGTCCATCGAAGATGCGTTTGCCAAGCTCATGCAGCAGCTCTTTGGCGGGGCCGGCCTGGTGCTGCTGAACCCCGACGACGCGCGCTTGAAGCGCCTCGTGGCGCCCCTTTTCCGGCGCGACCTAACCGACCCCGAGACGCCCGTGGCCCGCGTGCGGTCGGCCAGCGATGCGCTCACCGAGGCGGGCTACCACGCCCAGGTGCACGCGCGGCCCACGAACCTCTTTTGGCTCGACGACGCGCGCCGCCCCATCGACTACGTGGGCGACAACCGGTTCGTGCTGCGCGACACCGAGCGGTCGTTCACGTGCTCCGAGCTGCTGGATCACTTGGAAGCGGCCCCCGAGCGCTTTAGTCCCAACGTGGTGCTGCGCCCGCTCATGCAAGACCTGCTGCTGCCCACCACGGCCTACGTGGCCGGCCCGGGCGAGGTATCCTACTTTGCGCAGTACAAGGGCGTGTACGACTGGGCCGAGCTCCACATGCCGCTCATCTATCCACGCGCCAGCGTGTCGCTCGTCGAGTCGAAGGTGCGCAAGGTGCTGGACAAGTTCGACCTTGCCGTGCCCGACCTGTCGGCCGACCCGGAGCAGCTGTTTCAGTCGGTGGTCCTGGAGCAGATGGACGTGGACGTCGACGCGGTGTTTGGCGACGCGACGCGGCAGTTGCATCAGGCCATCAATGCGCTGAAGCCCGCGGTAGAGGCGGTTGACCGTACCCTCGTGTCGTCGGCCGAAGCCACGCGCGCGGCACTAATGGACGACCTGAACGACCTGAAGCAACGCGTGGTGCGGGCCGAGAAGCGCCAGCAGGAAGAGGTGCGCGCGCAGCTCGACAAGGCCTACCACAATTTGCGGCCGGCCGGCCAACTGCAAGAGCGCACGCTCTCCATCCTGTACTTTTTGAACAAGTACAGCCCGGCGCTGATTGACCAGCTACGTGCAGCGCTTGCGCTGGACACGTCGTCGCATCAAATTGTGGATTTATAGCGACCGGTTTATGGAGGACGACTTGCTCAATCCGCTGGTGGAGCGTGCCATCGAGTACGCGGCCCAGTGGCACGATGCTACGTACCGAAAAGGCACCTGGCGCCCGCCCCTTTCTGCACCCGAGGCCCACGAGGCCCCGCGCACCCCGGCGTTTGCACACCTTACGGCCGTGGCCCACATCGTACAGCGGGCCGGATGGCCCGATCCGGCGGTGGCTGCTGCGTACCTGCACGATGCGGTAGAAGACCGCAACCGGCACGGCCAGCGGCTGGCGCGGCGGCAGCTCCGCGATGCCATGGGCACCGAGGTGACGACGCTGGTGGCCTGGGTGAGCGAGCAGAAGCTGGGCGCGCAGGGAGAGCCCCGCGCCTGGAAGCCGCGAAAGGACGATTACCTCCAGCAGATTGCGGATGCCCCCGATGCGGCGGTGGCCATCAGTCTGGCCGACAAGCTGCACAACCTGTGGACGATGAACCAGAGCCTCGACCGCGGCATCGACATCTTTTCGGATGGGCCGCAGCGCGCGGGCCTCAGCGCGGGTCCCGGACAGCAGCAGTGGTTCTATCAGCAGATGCTGGCGCGCACCGCCGCCCGCTCCGATCCGCGGCTCGTCCGGCAACACGAACGGCTACAGGTGGAAGTGGATCGCTTCCAGGGGCTGCTTACGGCTCAACACGTCGAGTGAAAGAGGCCGCCGGTTGGGCGTTCGGTGCGTAGCGCGTTGTATTTCGTGACGGCCGCGTCGGTGGGCAGCACGTGCACGGTCACCTCGCGGGCCGCGCACCAGTCGCGCGTTTCTTGCATCACCTGCAGGCGTTCGTGCATGCCCTGCGAGAGAACCACGACGGTTGCGCCGTGGGCCACGAGCTCCTCGACGTCGGCCGGCTGAATCCCGGGCGTGTGGTGAGTGCCTGTCTCCGTCCAGTCCCACGCGCGGGCGCCGCCGGGGTAGCACTTCACGTCCTTGAACGGCGTCTCGTAGCCGTCCAGTTCGATGGTGCCCCAGGCGCAGTGCGTGATGCGGGGTGCGTGATCCATAATGCGCAATGGGTTTGTGCAACAGACCATGCCAACCCCCAACGCACGTGCCGGTTGGGCGGTTCAGGCCGTGGG comes from Salisaeta longa DSM 21114 and encodes:
- a CDS encoding HD domain-containing protein, with translation MEDDLLNPLVERAIEYAAQWHDATYRKGTWRPPLSAPEAHEAPRTPAFAHLTAVAHIVQRAGWPDPAVAAAYLHDAVEDRNRHGQRLARRQLRDAMGTEVTTLVAWVSEQKLGAQGEPRAWKPRKDDYLQQIADAPDAAVAISLADKLHNLWTMNQSLDRGIDIFSDGPQRAGLSAGPGQQQWFYQQMLARTAARSDPRLVRQHERLQVEVDRFQGLLTAQHVE
- a CDS encoding bifunctional nuclease family protein; this encodes MDFIRVDIIGLSTSPSSGGAYALVLGEVDGNRRLPIIIGAFEAQAIALELEKIQPPRPMTHDLLRDTFESFEVDVSEIVIDELREGTFFAKIRYAHNGDEEQLDARPSDAVALAVRVGAPIFVAPMVLEEAGIVAEDEETSMSSLAEKAESTASSEEETGGTKLERMERKLQKAIDEEDYERAAELRDEIEQLKSQQNQN
- a CDS encoding Ig-like domain-containing alpha-2-macroglobulin family protein yields the protein MRLLIASARLFALLIVAAGLTSCTGSSSEQTSVRTVALAQANEAPNYVPTLDGPLRILSATPIGGHRTLPPQQPLTVTFTRPMVPLGDAPPPPPDVLTTRPALTGTLRWEGTQTLVFTPDRALPPATAFEVTLRPTLTSVDGQTLDAPFTWSFETPRPRLVSSVPARGADFVAPTQPLRLHFNQHVVAKAAAPFLRLYQRRSQARGRRSYAIDVRNASDSTLVVTPTRPLPSGASFVLRVEQGLPSAEGPLGTDEATTLNFETYGPLRLTEVDQPRYYRDRPTRLDPNGSLTLSFSTPVRFEALRKALSFTPAVPWPAGIEARDANVSTSHTLPLTFQPETRYTLTLTTLRDTMGQTLPRTSATFGTRAYEPALNAKTGLLVLEANGMTTLPLRATNVASVRVGMERLTARTLVPALCPYMRPYATCERSAVPARRTVDLDLPRNTPGVALLPFDSLLTGGTGLIGMHLRGPAVLDDRSHRALAQVTRLGVTGKFSPHQILVVVTRLADATPVAGATVTLRNEANDVLWTGTTDAQGRAQAPGWAALGMTSEGRWSSPTVYAVVTHNGDVAFTSSAYDDGVEPYRLGVDYDWSPEPRTRTATLFTDRGLYPAGSTVHFKGIARQKTDGDWAPIRDSLRLVIHGPRGALVYDGSFQPRPTGTLHGQWTASPSATQGRYVMRLGFATDTTLAAEDSWDRGGFATGSFRVDAFRRASFAVEAHAVAPQYVAGDFFEGTISARYLFGAGMAGQPVDYTLRMTSGAFDPDGFDGYRFGPMDGYLYATIAEGDTLLNANSAARVRTPLPGNEHGAPATLTFSGTVTSPTRQTISARTRVPLHPGLFYIGLKPGTSFLDLSETKTLTIDAATVDPNGASVGGKTVTVQLVRQEWNSVREVGADGRLRWRSERTEAVVTERTVTTERGRATRLTVPVAQGGRYVIRATARDVRGNAIRSETYLYASGAGYVAWQRSNDDRIPLITDQDRYVPGETAEVMVQSPYETASALITVEREGILSSRVTTLTGSTPSIEIPLAERHLPNVFVSVILWKGRTAPPEATHDPGAPAFKIGYAELRVDAAQKHLQVTVTPSQDTYRPGETATVDLQLRTAAGEGVPGEIAFSAADAGVLNLIGYRLPDPFETFYGPRPLGVTTTDTRGYLVEQRSFGQKAEALGGGGGMVGNGLRTDFRALAHWDPVITTDGSGHATVSFTLPERLTTFRLMATALTSEQQFGAAHTDVTVTQPLVQQPALPRFARRGDTFSAGVLVSNRTGQAGAVTVRAAAEGLTLRSASEQTIRLPAGATEEVRFTWHAPRADTARLQFRAALGGARDAFATTLPILRPSTKQVSATVAATQDRAQQTLRLPPNRLPELGTFSVRLSSTALVGLDGALPYLFDYPYGCIEQRTSRIRPLLLGRALLDAFDLQVLGGTREQQVRDWFNRLPNYWVGDGFSLWDSGTRAHPYVSAYVVLALAEAQAAGYAVPQPLTQQAVAALRATVRNRSDRPEPYSDAVWTDTRAFMLYALARHGVVLESEVAALASDPPSSPEAVSHLLRTVVHANTAALNRYRDALTRALRAQLRVEATEAYLRVPDTGAYGWIFGSSVRATAHGLTALIEAGPTDAFRSLAQRMVRYLINQRQNGHWASTQDNAAVVDALRAYVEAYEAAAPDFAATVQLAGRTILEEAFRQRTLRVASRTVPAADLPTGRTLPLTVTADGTGTAYYAAQLITYTDAPQPARAQGLRLERTIQRLNDRGDAVGAPQSTGRDTLRLAAGQLVRVTLRLYSPADRNYVVVDDALPAGLEPVNAAFETSDQQALGRADVGASRWWGSFNHTELRDTRVLLFADFLQQGAHTYTYLARATTPGTFIHPPATAEEMYQPAIRGQTATGAVIVTPPLPSTAARRP
- a CDS encoding Mth938-like domain-containing protein; protein product: MDHAPRITHCAWGTIELDGYETPFKDVKCYPGGARAWDWTETGTHHTPGIQPADVEELVAHGATVVVLSQGMHERLQVMQETRDWCAAREVTVHVLPTDAAVTKYNALRTERPTGGLFHSTC
- the hisC gene encoding histidinol-phosphate transaminase, whose protein sequence is MATSAPSSSVDDVLRHVRSAVRNEKAYVVGAPSRAEVKLNQNESPYDLPADVRDELHEHLAALQANRYPAEQPHQLCAALAEAHGITPEHILVGNGSNELTYTFGLCFIDPGTPVVLPRPMFSLYEKVAHLYGADLTSVGPRDDLSFDTDALVDAVQRTGAAFTVLTSPNNPTGLAMPLAEIERVVDAAPGIVVVDEAYVEFNPEGSALSLLDAHPNVVIMRTFSKAYGLAGLRLGYIMAHPRLVREVTKSRLPFMVDRLAEAAGLALLERPALIAERVEQMKDSCARLTEALAARSGVTVVPSQANFVLFEPPGEATRLQERLADRGVLVRNMGGYASLAGFLRVAAGTPAENKAFLEALDDALHERGA
- the bshC gene encoding bacillithiol biosynthesis cysteine-adding enzyme BshC codes for the protein MPADTLPAIDRCALDALGAFPELFVDYATRFEAVASFYADDWRAEAAWARAAERAAGQPADRAVLADVLTEQNDAWGCSPATAANIEALRAPDTVAVVTGQQVGLLGGPLYTITKTLTALQLAERMAEATGRTVVPVFWVEGEDHDMAEIAQAHVLERNDLRTLTYAPDGLPENPGAVGRLPLTDDALAPVLDALDAALPPSDFKPDVMDLVHAAYAPGTSIEDAFAKLMQQLFGGAGLVLLNPDDARLKRLVAPLFRRDLTDPETPVARVRSASDALTEAGYHAQVHARPTNLFWLDDARRPIDYVGDNRFVLRDTERSFTCSELLDHLEAAPERFSPNVVLRPLMQDLLLPTTAYVAGPGEVSYFAQYKGVYDWAELHMPLIYPRASVSLVESKVRKVLDKFDLAVPDLSADPEQLFQSVVLEQMDVDVDAVFGDATRQLHQAINALKPAVEAVDRTLVSSAEATRAALMDDLNDLKQRVVRAEKRQQEEVRAQLDKAYHNLRPAGQLQERTLSILYFLNKYSPALIDQLRAALALDTSSHQIVDL